A genomic region of Epinephelus moara isolate mb chromosome 23, YSFRI_EMoa_1.0, whole genome shotgun sequence contains the following coding sequences:
- the LOC126384857 gene encoding serine/threonine-protein kinase 38-like, with protein MAMTGGTAAALPMSNHTRERVTVAKLTLENFYSTLLTQHEEREMRQKKLEKAMDEEGLPDEEKVTRRSQHARKETEFLRLKRTRLGLDDFESLKVIGRGAFGEVRLVQKKDTGHIYAMKILRKADMLEKEQVAHIRAERDILVEADGAWVVKMFYSFQDKRNLYLIMEFLPGGDMMTLLMKKDTLSEEATQFYIAETVLAIDSIHQLGFIHRDIKPDNLLLDSRGHVKLSDFGLCTGLKKAHRTEFYRNLTHNPPSDFSFQNMNSKRKAETWKKNRRQLAYSTVGTPDYIAPEVFMQTGYNKLCDWWSLGVIMYEMLIGYPPFCSETPQETYRKVMNWKETLVFPPEVPISERAKDLILKYCTDAENRVGAVSVEEIKSHQFFESVDWEHIRERPAAISIEIKSIDDTSNFDDFPESDILQPANATEPDFKSKDWVFLNYTYKRFEGLTQRGTIPTYMKAGKA; from the exons ATGGCCATGACGGGAGGGACTGCAGCTGCCCTTCCCATGAGCAACCACACTCGAGAGAGGGTGACTGTGGCCAAGCTGACACTGGAGAACTTCTACAGCACTCTGCTCACTCAGCACGAGGAGCGAGAGATGAG GCAGAAGAAGCTGGAGAAGGCCATGGACGAAGAGGGTTTGCCAGACGAGGAG aaGGTAACGCGCCGCTCGCAGCATGCCCGTAAGGAGACTGAGTTTTTGCGACTCAAGAGGACGCGACTTGGCCTTGATGACTTTGAGTCCCTGAAAGTTATTGGACGAGGCGCTTTTGGAGAG GTCCGTTTGGTGCAGAAAAAAGACACAGGGCACATTTACGCCATGAAGATCTTGAGGAAAGCAGACATGCTGGAGAAAGAGCAG GTTGCTCATATCCGGGCAGAGAGGGATATTCTGGTGGAGGCAGACGGTGCCTGGGTGGTCAAGATGTTTTACAGCTTCCAGGACAAGAGGAACCTCTACCTCATCATGGAGTTCCTGCCTGGAG GTGACATGATGACCCTGCTGATGAAAAAGGATACTCTGTCTGAAGAGGCCACTCAATTCTACATTGCAGAGACGGTTCTGGCCATCGACTCCATCCACCAGCTGGGCTTCATCCACAGAGACATCAAACCAGACAACCTGCTGTTGGACTCCAGG GGACATGTGAAGCTGTCAGATTTTGGTCTGTGTACGGGACTGAAGAAGGCTCATCGCACAGAATTTTACAGGAACCTGACGCACAACCCGCCCAGTGATTTCT cctttcaaaatatgaacTCCAAAAGGAAAGCAGAAACCTGGAAGAAGAACCGGAGGCAGCTG GCTTATTCTACTGTGGGAACGCCAGACTACATTGCTCCTGAAGTCTTCATGCAGACGGGGTACAACAAGCTGTGTGACTGGTGGTCTCTGGGCGTCATCATGTATGAAATGCTCATCG GTTACCCACCTTTCTGCTCCGAGACACCACAGGAGACATACAGGAAGGTGATGAACTGGAAGGAAACACTTGTCTTCCCACCTGAAGTCCCCATCTCAGAGAGGGCCAAAGACTTGATATTAAA gtatTGCACTGATGCTGAGAACAGGGTtggagcagtgagtgtggaAGAGATCAAGAGTCATCAGTTTTTTGAGTCAGTGGACTGGGAGCACATCAG GGAGCGGCCAGCAGCCATCTCCATTGAAATCAAGAGTATCGACGACACCTCAAACTTTGACGACTTCCCTGAATCAGACATCCTTCAGCCAG cCAACGCAACGGAGCCAGACTTCAAATCGAAGGACTGGGTGTTCCTCAACTACACATACAAACGCTTTGAGGGTCTGACCCAGCGAGGCACCATCCCCACATACATGAAGGCAGGGAAGGCCTGA